Proteins from one Shewanella pealeana ATCC 700345 genomic window:
- a CDS encoding TlpA family protein disulfide reductase — translation MNKTHLLSGLLVLSSLLMPAQAQVASTKVYNTGKAIEKPLIMSRFIEMQSARSVPEVMFTDTKGKQISLKQYKGKLVLVNLWATWCAPCIKEIPQMENIRQVNKNNDLVVVPISIDEESDKVQAFLERHELGHYQTWLDPKKTIDQIMPADVVPATYVFDGSGNLVGFLRGYLDWGDKEVQPYLEKLTAKYAKR, via the coding sequence ATGAATAAAACACATTTACTGAGCGGCTTATTGGTTCTCTCATCTCTACTTATGCCAGCCCAAGCTCAAGTTGCATCAACCAAGGTGTACAACACAGGCAAAGCCATTGAAAAACCACTGATTATGTCGCGCTTTATCGAGATGCAATCGGCGCGCTCAGTGCCTGAAGTGATGTTTACCGATACCAAAGGCAAGCAAATTAGCCTCAAGCAATATAAAGGCAAATTGGTACTGGTCAACCTATGGGCTACTTGGTGTGCGCCATGTATCAAAGAAATTCCGCAGATGGAGAATATCCGTCAAGTTAACAAGAATAACGACTTGGTCGTAGTGCCTATCTCTATCGATGAAGAGAGTGACAAGGTACAAGCCTTCTTAGAGCGCCATGAGCTTGGTCACTACCAGACTTGGCTAGACCCGAAGAAAACCATCGACCAAATTATGCCAGCCGATGTGGTGCCTGCAACTTATGTGTTTGACGGTTCTGGCAACCTAGTGGGCTTCCTACGTGGTTACCTAGATTGGGGCGACAAAGAAGTGCAACCGTACCTTGAAAAGCTAACGGCGAAGTACGCGAAGCGTTAG
- a CDS encoding cytochrome c-type biogenesis protein — protein MSNSYTSTLMRLLAAFAILLCLSLSAQAASDKIHYTPDQIRDLGFEIAHELRCPMSVNQNLFDSGAPIASELKGQIFLMLDQGESKAEIIDFLVQRYGEKIRYQPSFSAATALLWFGPLLLLFGIIAFAVIWIREQRKHQDIKANTYE, from the coding sequence ATGAGCAACTCGTACACGTCGACGCTAATGCGCTTATTGGCAGCCTTTGCCATCTTGCTGTGCCTAAGCCTTTCCGCGCAGGCGGCCAGCGACAAAATCCATTACACCCCAGACCAGATCCGCGATTTAGGATTTGAAATCGCCCATGAGCTACGCTGCCCTATGTCGGTCAATCAGAATCTGTTTGACTCAGGTGCGCCTATCGCCAGCGAGCTTAAGGGACAGATATTTTTGATGCTAGATCAGGGTGAATCCAAAGCTGAGATCATCGATTTTTTAGTACAACGCTATGGCGAGAAAATCAGATATCAACCTAGCTTTTCGGCCGCTACCGCCCTGCTTTGGTTTGGACCATTGCTTCTTCTATTTGGCATTATTGCTTTCGCGGTGATTTGGATCCGTGAACAACGTAAACATCAAGATATTAAGGCTAATACCTATGAATAA
- the nhaC gene encoding Na+/H+ antiporter NhaC: MSSNNDLQQSEPVTMEPLQDSKHTTPTLLDALLPIIALVIMLTAAVYLFSSDSSYGANQIALIMAGCIGLLIGWKNGYSWAEMEQGIVRSIGVATGAILILFTVGSLIGSWILAGTVPTMIYYGMLVLNPEYFYAACCLLCAVVAISIGSSWTVAGTLGIALVGVASAMGLSVEITAGAIISGAYFGDKMSPMSDTTNLAPAVAGTDIFSHIRHMVWTTVPSIIIAMICFLLLGFNNQAVIDNNNFEQTLSLIQTQFNPGVHLLLPLLVVFILAWKKIPAFPTVIIGTIAGAICAVLFQFDNVVNFAGDDSLSPVVALVKGVWVAMFNGYTASTGDEVLDNLLSRGGMSSMINTVWLILCAMTFGGIMEVTGLLKRILQSVLGLVKSSGSLIITTLASCIGANLITADQFIAIVLPGRMLKVEYTKRGLAPVNLSRALEDSATITSPLIPWNTCGAYMASTLGVATVAYLPYAFFNLVCPLISAAYAKYDFKVERLPQAEVPQTEQAVA; encoded by the coding sequence ATGAGCTCAAACAATGATCTTCAACAGTCTGAACCAGTGACTATGGAGCCTCTGCAAGATAGCAAACATACCACCCCAACATTACTTGATGCACTTCTACCTATTATCGCTTTAGTGATAATGCTCACAGCTGCCGTCTACCTATTCTCATCCGACAGCTCTTATGGGGCAAACCAGATAGCCTTGATTATGGCTGGCTGTATCGGGTTATTGATAGGTTGGAAGAATGGTTATAGCTGGGCGGAAATGGAGCAAGGCATCGTCCGCAGTATCGGTGTCGCCACCGGGGCAATACTCATTCTATTTACCGTTGGTTCCCTCATTGGCAGCTGGATCCTTGCTGGCACGGTCCCGACCATGATCTATTACGGCATGTTGGTGCTAAATCCTGAATATTTTTATGCGGCTTGTTGTTTGTTATGTGCGGTTGTCGCCATCAGTATCGGTAGCTCATGGACGGTCGCAGGTACGTTAGGTATCGCCTTGGTCGGCGTGGCGTCAGCCATGGGACTCAGTGTCGAAATCACCGCTGGTGCCATCATTAGTGGTGCGTACTTTGGCGATAAGATGTCTCCTATGTCAGACACCACAAATTTAGCGCCAGCCGTTGCAGGAACCGATATTTTTAGCCATATCCGACATATGGTTTGGACCACAGTGCCAAGTATCATCATTGCCATGATCTGTTTTCTATTGTTAGGTTTTAATAATCAGGCAGTTATAGACAACAATAACTTTGAGCAGACCTTATCCCTAATTCAGACGCAGTTTAATCCTGGAGTTCACCTGCTGTTACCACTGTTAGTCGTGTTTATCTTAGCCTGGAAAAAAATCCCCGCCTTTCCAACAGTCATCATAGGCACTATAGCTGGAGCTATCTGCGCGGTGCTGTTTCAGTTTGATAACGTCGTGAATTTTGCAGGTGATGACAGCCTAAGCCCAGTGGTTGCTTTGGTAAAAGGGGTCTGGGTGGCAATGTTTAATGGCTATACGGCGAGCACGGGTGACGAGGTGCTGGATAACCTACTGAGCCGCGGCGGCATGAGTAGCATGATCAATACCGTGTGGTTGATCCTATGCGCGATGACCTTCGGTGGCATCATGGAAGTGACAGGCCTGCTTAAGCGCATTTTGCAAAGTGTTTTAGGCTTAGTGAAATCTAGCGGCAGCTTGATTATAACCACGCTAGCAAGTTGTATTGGCGCCAACCTTATCACCGCCGATCAGTTTATCGCTATCGTGCTTCCGGGGAGAATGCTTAAGGTGGAGTACACCAAACGCGGCTTAGCACCGGTTAATTTGAGTCGTGCTCTTGAGGATTCAGCCACCATTACCAGTCCGCTTATTCCGTGGAATACCTGTGGCGCCTACATGGCGAGTACTCTAGGCGTTGCGACGGTGGCATATCTTCCATACGCATTTTTCAATTTAGTTTGTCCGCTGATCAGCGCCGCCTATGCTAAATATGACTTTAAAGTTGAGCGTTTACCTCAAGCAGAAGTACCACAAACCGAGCAGGCGGTAGCTTAA